The sequence ATTATAAAATGTTTTTATAAAGTTTATGATGAATTGGGATCAGGATTTCTCGAATCTATTTATGTGAAAGCATTAATTATTGAATTGAAAGAAATTGGATTTCAAGTAGAATACGAAAAGGAATTAAAAGTTAAATATAAAGAAAAAATAATTGGAATTTTTAGAGCAGATATAATAGTTGAAGATAAAATAATAATCGAAGTAAAAGCAGTAACTAACCTCATTCCACAGCATGAAGCACAATTAATAAATTACTTGAAAGCAACAGGAATTAGAGTTGGATTAGTCGTAAATTTTGGAAATGAATTAGATTTTAAAAGAAGAATTTATTAGCCACTGACCTACACTGACAAACATAGTCTTTTTATTTTTAAAAAAAGTCAGTGTTCAGTCAGTGAAAGTCAGTGGCAAAAAAGGGTATAAAATGAAAATAAACAAAAACTACGAACCACAAAAGATCGAAAAAAAATGGTA is a genomic window of Candidatus Cloacimonadota bacterium containing:
- a CDS encoding GxxExxY protein, with the translated sequence MSKKYLYSDITEKIIKCFYKVYDELGSGFLESIYVKALIIELKEIGFQVEYEKELKVKYKEKIIGIFRADIIVEDKIIIEVKAVTNLIPQHEAQLINYLKATGIRVGLVVNFGNELDFKRRIY